The following coding sequences lie in one Musa acuminata AAA Group cultivar baxijiao chromosome BXJ3-1, Cavendish_Baxijiao_AAA, whole genome shotgun sequence genomic window:
- the LOC103996015 gene encoding uncharacterized protein LOC103996015 isoform X3: MASHLPTRVKRKDVETVCHHPSDSSLFSKTKKTRSEEPEPMECEEVKGELMDAEHEREREGRPSGVGDRGFHQLQEQSKAPDPPPNTAASLLWSGFF, from the exons ATGGCGAGCCATCTGCCCACGAGGGTGAAGAGGAAAGATGTCGAGACGGTTTGTCACCACCCCTCAGATTCCTCACTGTTCTCCAAGACTAAGAAGACCAGAAGCGAG GAACCAGAGCCAATGGAGTGTGAAGAAGTCAAAGGAGAGCTGATGGATGCCGAACACGAGAGAGAGCGAGAAGGAAGACCAAGCGGCGTCGGAGATCGCGGATTTCACCAGCTGCAGGAACAGTCGAAAGCACCAGACCCTCCACCAAACACAGCAGCTTCCCTGTTGTGGTCAG GGTTCTTTTGA
- the LOC135628471 gene encoding auxin-induced protein 6B-like produces the protein MDSEKPNKIMEIVRLQQMVKKWKKLAVAPKSNSKGIKFLKRTLSFSDTSSAFSGDIPKGHLAICVGEEMQRFVIPMDYLGHEAFRILLGEAEKEFGFQQEGVLRIPCEVFVFESILKVIEKNKEGPRYCSSKAEVAKYHQPPKPVCR, from the coding sequence ATGGATTCCGAGAAGCCCAACAAGATCATGGAGATTGTTAGGCTCCAACAGATGGTAAAGAAGTGGAAGAAGCTTGCTGTTGCACCAAAAAGCAATAGCAAGGGCATCAAGTTCCTGAAGAGGACCCTCTCCTTTTCGGACACTTCATCAGCATTTTCTGGGGACATCCCAAAGGGACATCTAGCCATCTGTGTTGGAGAGGAGATGCAGAGATTTGTGATCCCAATGGACTATTTGGGTCATGAAGCTTTCAGAATCTTGCTTGGAGAAGCAGAAAAGGAGTTCGGCTTCCAGCAGGAAGGCGTCCTCAGGATTCCATGCGAGGTGTTTGTGTTTGAGAGCATATTGAAGGTGATCGAGAAGAACAAGGAAGGACCCCGCTATTGTTCTTCAAAAGCTGAAGTTGCCAAGTACCATCAACCACCAAAACCAGTGTGCAGATAG
- the LOC103996015 gene encoding uncharacterized protein LOC103996015 isoform X2 yields the protein MASHLPTRVKRKDVETVCHHPSDSSLFSKTKKTRSEDGGLAVFVKEKTATVQEPEPMECEEVKGELMDAEHEREREGRPSGVGDRGFHQLQEQSKAPDPPPNTAASLLWSGFF from the exons ATGGCGAGCCATCTGCCCACGAGGGTGAAGAGGAAAGATGTCGAGACGGTTTGTCACCACCCCTCAGATTCCTCACTGTTCTCCAAGACTAAGAAGACCAGAAGCGAG GATGGGGGACTTGCGGTGTTCGTCAAAGAAAAGACTGCAACTGTGCAGGAACCAGAGCCAATGGAGTGTGAAGAAGTCAAAGGAGAGCTGATGGATGCCGAACACGAGAGAGAGCGAGAAGGAAGACCAAGCGGCGTCGGAGATCGCGGATTTCACCAGCTGCAGGAACAGTCGAAAGCACCAGACCCTCCACCAAACACAGCAGCTTCCCTGTTGTGGTCAG GGTTCTTTTGA
- the LOC103996015 gene encoding uncharacterized protein LOC103996015 isoform X1, producing MASHLPTRVKRKDVETVCHHPSDSSLFSKTKKTRSEHVCCKDGGLAVFVKEKTATVQEPEPMECEEVKGELMDAEHEREREGRPSGVGDRGFHQLQEQSKAPDPPPNTAASLLWSGFF from the exons ATGGCGAGCCATCTGCCCACGAGGGTGAAGAGGAAAGATGTCGAGACGGTTTGTCACCACCCCTCAGATTCCTCACTGTTCTCCAAGACTAAGAAGACCAGAAGCGAG CACGTTTGCTGCAAGGATGGGGGACTTGCGGTGTTCGTCAAAGAAAAGACTGCAACTGTGCAGGAACCAGAGCCAATGGAGTGTGAAGAAGTCAAAGGAGAGCTGATGGATGCCGAACACGAGAGAGAGCGAGAAGGAAGACCAAGCGGCGTCGGAGATCGCGGATTTCACCAGCTGCAGGAACAGTCGAAAGCACCAGACCCTCCACCAAACACAGCAGCTTCCCTGTTGTGGTCAG GGTTCTTTTGA